The window CATCTTTTCTTCGCAGGTCCCACGGTGCTGGAGGTGTTTAACACCCTGCTGAGGCAGCTGAGGCTCAGCATCGACTACGCGCTGACGGGGAGCTACGACTGCACCGCGGGCGTCAGCACCAAGATCATCAAGGAGCACGAGGAGAGGATGTTCCAGGAGGCCGTCATTAAAACCATAGGTGGGGCTTCCTGCGGCGCCTGGCGCTGTGCTGGGGTGGGAGCTTTCTGCCTCTGCGTCTCAGGGTTGAAACGGAATCCCCCCCGTCCTAAAAACAGCCCTGGGAAGTGGGATTTATCCCTTGTGTGGCTGTGGGTTATCGCCAGGTGGCATCGCAGCCCCAGCAATCCCCGGAGGAGCTGCGGTGTGAGGGCAGAGCCGTGCTTCTCCCCGGGTGGGAGACcctgagggaggaaggaaaggaggaggaagagggcagGTAgagcctgctggagctggtgaGGGTGGGGATGTACCCAAAAAAAAGGGGTTGGAGGCAGGGCTTGGCTTCTCTCAACCTGAGCCTGGGGCTTTTCCTCCTGTTTGGATGGGTTTTGAATCACCTGGAGGAAAATCTGCCTGCAGGTACCAGATCCGGGGAGGCTTTCTCCTTATCCCAGCCTGGCCGAGGGCTGGATTGGAGCAGGGTGGGCTGGCCGACCCCACAGTCCTCTTACTTTTAGGGCAGCGTGTCCTGTGGGTGGTGGGCTGTGCTGCACGAGTTTTCAACGTGTCCTTGTCCCCTCAGGGTCCTTCGCCAGCACGCTGCCCACGTACCAGCAGTCCGAGGTGATGGTTTTCATCATGAACAAGGTGCCGCTGCCGTCCTCGCAGCAGTCCATCGAGGCTGGCAAAGCTGGGTGAGAACGGgtgccttcctccctcctcttcctctcccctgccctgctctccttcctctgccccGTGCCTGGAGGCAAAAAGCTTCGAACGTGGGGCTGGAAGTACTGGGGAGCTCCTGAAACTTCCCACTTTTGGGGACGAGGTGGGAGGTGGGTCATTTTATCTCCATTTAtctcaatattttatttgatcTCAATTTTATCGATATTTTCTTTGAtctcaatattttatttccattattgGAAAGTCTGAGCATCAAGAGCTTCCACCAAGGGGAGTTGAGGAACATGAGACCCTTGTTCAAAACCCTTTGCTGTCTGCTGCAGCCATGATTACCAGGTTTTGAGGTCCTTAGAAACACATTAAGGGGGAAAGGCATTTACAGGCAgtgaaattctgcttttctttgggCACCAGGAAGATTTGGGTAAGGAGCTTTGTTTGCCCTGGGGTGCCATCCAAAATTAGCAGGGGAGAAAGAATAAAACTCAGGGGAGTGACTTCAGACAGGGTGCTTAGAGCAGCGAGGCGGCCGTGGCTTTTGAGGAGCTTATGTTTTTGAGCAGCTTATGGCTTCGTGGGgccagctgctccctgctgcctccccacccTGTTTTTGGCCCCTCCGAGCTGCCTCCAGGCTTTTATTGCCGCGGCGTGGTAGGCTGCgggggaagagaggggaaggaaaacacCCAAACAACACAATCTCTTGAGGAGTGCTGGAGCCGAGTCTGAGAGCTATTTGGAGCGAGGGTAGCGGCGCTGAAACGTGGAGGTAAAGAGCGAACAGATTTCCTGGCTATATTTATCCCCAGAGCGTGGTCAGGCTGTTCCCACTTGTTTCTGTGTGGCAGAGAGGCTCGGGCTGATGGGAGACGTGCTCTGCTCCTCTCTCACGTGGGGGTAGCTCCTGGTTCGATCCCGATTCCTGTCGTGAGAGACGTGCTGGGCTCCCCGGGCTGTTCAGCAGCTCTCTTTGCAGGAGCAGGATCGTGCCTGTAGCCCCCTGCTGCTTCTCAGCGTTTCTGTGGCCGTGCCAGGCTGTTTGTCACCGCTCCTTTACCAGCTCCTGAGCTTCCTCCAGGCAGAATTTTTAAATCCCAGGAGATGTGAGGGCTGGTGCTTGCTATGGAATGTCTGGCTGAACCCAACCAGCagcttgcagaggagctgcagcttgTGGTTCCACCTCGGGGAGTGCTGCCTCTTGGGGTGTAGCAGGTTTTGGTGATGGGACAGTCTGGAAATCCCTCCAGAGCTCCATGTGTCCCTTTCTTCCAGTAGAAGATTGAGTTCAGACAGGAAAGACTTCaagatttcttctctttgttaaACCTAGTGCTCATTTTTTAGGGACTTTGACAGCGCAGCTGTGTGCAGTGGCGACTTCCAGGACGCTGCTCCTGCCCTTTGAGGCTTCTCTGTTCTTTGGGGGTGTGGGAGGAGGGTTGTTTGGTTTGGCCCATGGCTTCTaccatttatttcttctctccctGACAGGGAGAACCGAAACCGGCTGACGCAGATCATGCTCCTGAAGTCCCTGCTGCAGGTATGaagctgtccctgtccctgcaggcGTGCCCAGCCCCTTCAAGGCCTGCTGTGAGGGTCCTGAGCTCAGAACCTCTCTCCCCAGGGGTAGTTTAGGAAGAGCTCCATCTCTACTTagtttttttctgcctgcatCCCCTTTTTACTACTGTATTTTAACCCCCTGAGTGGCactttccccttccctgcctcttttTTCCTTGATGCCTGCAGGTCTCCGTGGGCTTCCAGTGCAGTAACATGCTGACGGCGCTTCCCAGCGCCTTCCTGGACAGGCTGCTCTCCTCTGCCCTCATGGAGGATGCTGAGATTCGCCTCTTCGTCCTCGAAATCCTCATCAGCTTCATCGATCGCCACGGCAACCGGCAGAAATTCGCCACCATCAGGTCCGTGCCCGGGGCTCCCCGGTGGGGCTGGGACCCGCAGACCCCACAGAGCaggatttggggagggagatCTGCCAGGTTTAAGGGTGCCGGCAGGCTTGGGAGCTGCTGGAAGAGATCTTATTAAATCATGTGCCAATTTTTGGGGTGGTTTAATGCTGCCGGGAGCCAGAGGGGTGTGGGGGCCTCTCTGTGCCCAGGGGGATGTGGCACGAGCGTGGTCAGGCAGAACTGCTCCCAGGAGGATTTGCAGGAGCAGTGATATCCTCGAGGGGGTTCATCGACTGCATTGCATCCCCACAGATAGCCCTGCTGGGTGGCGCTGCGCTGCATTTAGCTAGCCTTACTCTGGAGAGGAATGAAGCTAAATCAGAAGAAGGTGACTAATCTCACATGGAAATAAACCTCCATGGGGTTTGCGGTGGTCCTGCTAAAAGTAGCCTGCGTGCATGCTGCTTCGTCAACTTGCCTTTGTGTTCCTGAGTGCCACTGCCTTGAAATCCTGTAGTGATTTGGCTCTTCTTGAATATCCGAATTGCTCACACGGGTTTTGAAGCCAACCTTCAGCTTCCCCACCCTTGGTTCCTCCCGGAGGGCTTGTTCCTGGCCAGAGCTCTGCAGGCGTGTGGGAATCGTGCAAACCTCCTCCTCTCTgagttttccctttccccttccttgcAGCACCATCAGCGACATCTCAGTCCTGAAGCTGAAGGTGGAGAAGTGCTCGCGCCAGGATACTGTCTTCATGAAGAAGGTAGAGTTGGGGTTTGAGTCGAGCTGTCCTTACACAGACCCGTGTGGGAACAGTGTCTGGGTTTCCCCAAGCTACAATAGGGACCTGGGGTCCCATGAGACCACTAAACCCGGGGATATCCTCGGGAAAAGCCAATGGGATTTGTCCACGGGCCTTTGTACACCTCTAAATCTGCTATTTGCCCCGAGAAATGGCTATTCCAGGATGTGCTGGTGTCCCAAATGCTGCTTATcaagtgatttttaaatttgcctgttgtttttttcattatttttatttctcccagCTTTTTGGCGGTGAAACCACCACCTGGTGGTCACAGCTGCCTCTCCCGGGgcttttttcatttgcttagtGATCTAAAGAGCTCTGGATCACCATGAATGGTGGCCCCTTTGCTGggccctgctgcttttcttttttttgtgtcgATGGAAGCGTTGTTTGCAGAGGATTCTCAGTAGGTGACCGTGTCCCTCCGTGTCCCAACAGCACGGCCAGCAGCTCTACCGGCACATCTACCTGATCTGCAAGGAGGAGAGCAACGTGCAGGCTCACTACGAGGCTCTCTACAGCATGCTGATGCTCATCAGCATCGAGCTGGCTAACGAGGAGGTTGTGGTGGACCTCATCCGCCTGGTGCTGGCGGTGCAGGTGGGCAGATGGGAAGCTGGGCGTGCTGCTGGTGCGGGGTGGGCCGGGATGCTCCTTCCCCAGCGTCTTCCCTGGCTTCGTCCCCTCCAGGTGTAATCTCTGCAGGTGTGGCTACGCTTGGGAAGAGGCAGTGGAGGAAATGAAGGAGCCTTTGGGAGGGGGATTTATTTTGGAGCTGGGGTCTCTGAGCACGGGGGATGCAAATTCCTCACCCGTTTCTTCTGCCGCAGTGGGATCAGCTCTGCACTTGCAGGGATTGATCCTAATCAGCGTGCCAGCTTCTGCTCCAAAAGCTGAAATGTTTGCAGGTTGCTGGTGCTGGGAGGTGGGTGGGGACCCCCCTGGGACCTTGCCTGTCCCCGTCTCAtggttttctgtctctctctgctGCAGGAGATCGCCCAGATCAACGAAGACAACCTGACGGCGTACAACCGCTGCGCGCTCTTTGCCCTCGGAGCAGCTTACCTGAACCTCATCAGCCAGCTCATCACCGTGCCCACCTTCTGCCAGCACATCCACGAGGTGCGAAGGGCTCGGGCTGAATCCTTGCGTGCTGCAACCCCCACAGCACCTGCGAGGTTTGAGCTCGGTTCCTTGCCTTCCGCAGGTCATCCAGATGCGGCAGAAGGAGGCTCCCTATCTGCTCCCCGAGGATGTGTTCGTGGAGAGACCCAGGTGAGAGCCTCTGCTGGAAAAATCCTCTTCCCTGCCAGCTGATCCTGGGGACTCAGCACCTATAGGAGTGGTAGAGTTGATCAGCCCTTTGTGTGCCTCTTCTTGTCTTCCTTTCCCATCTGGGGATGGCATCGAGTgttctccatcctttttttgGATACGAGGAGAACCCTGTGCAGTCAGGGAAGGGTCCAGCTGCCAAAGCTGGCACTCCCAGCTGGCTGTACACCACTGTGTCCGGAGATACCGTGCCATTTCGTTTAgaggggactgttagtgttaggttagaggttggactcgatgatcttgaggtctcttccaacctagaaattctgtgattctgtgatttccagcTGTGGTGACACAAAGTGGAGCCACGTGAGCCCACTGTTCCTGACCAAAAGGGGCCGGAAACCTCCTGGTGCTGTTCCCTGAGCAGAAGAGGTGCTCCCATTTCCCCTGggcttcatttttgttttttttttttcccatccctgTAGGTTGAGCAAGAGCCTCGACCGCCTGGGCCCGGAGGTCTTCTTTTGGCAGAGCAAGATCAgtgaggtgctggggggcagcggCTACAACTCGGACCGCCTCAGCACTCCCTACGTCCCCCAGCTGACAGGTACGTGCTGCCCTGGGGTGCaggagggctgtggggcaggaaaCCAGTCCCTGATTCCACACAGTAACGGGGATGTGAAGTCCTTGTGCCACACGTGAGCCCGGTGTTTGCTCTGCCTTCCATTAGAGGTGCAGTTTTGGGGAAATTGAAACATGAAACTATCAGGTGGGAGCTTTCTGGGGTCGCCACATGCATGGCTGGACTGATGGAGCCACGAAACCTGCTGGGCTTGGGTGAATTAGGGTGAAAACCTGAGCAGACTGGCTGCTAccctggggaggggacacgaGGCACATCTGGGGGTGCCGGGGTGGCTGCCATCAGCTTTTCTGCCcgttttcttcctccccagaTGAAGATCGCCTGTCCAAGAGGAAGAGCATCGGTGAGACCATTTCCCTGCAGGTCGAGGTGGAGTCTAGAAACAGTCCTGAGCGAGAGCAGGTACCGTGAGACACCACGTGAGAAAAACCTCAACGATTTTCCTCAGACAGGaccttctgtgaagctattttattcctGATTGCAAGGGCGGGCGTCCTGTCAATCAGGAGcacattttagtaaacaaatcctaaccttttattcctttttcctcGACACCCGATCACCTCCTGTTTCCTcatggctgagtactacaggttcacaagctgCTCGACGCTCCTCTACACCATATACgtccaatttttctttttgttaatcctttaatttctcctttcttatgttttgagaacccatgatctttgttttactgttctcccactgctcatcctgtttgtCTCAAGCTTccaccttattttggaacagcgAGGCCTTCTGCTGGCCGCTTATCTACTCagcatttctccttattatGCCTACAAAACtaccttggaatacagaaaattaattctctactgcaaaaacacaacttagttTCTCACAGCCAGGGTTGCAGAGGCTGCATTGTCCCTTCGGTGCTGTTTTAGCAGCCTGGCAGCGTGCAGCTGAGttaaaattcttcattttggCTGCATGTTTGGCTGGCTCTGATCCCAAAAGCGTCCTGTGCTGCGTATTGAGCCCcctctgcttttcccttccctttagAGAGCACCAGCAGAAGAGATCACGTATGAGACGCTGAAGAAGGCCATAGGtaagtgaggaagaggaggaggctgatgtgttttggggaggggttTTTGGGTAGAGTCACCCCTCTGCGTGCATACACCACGGACCCACAGGGCTCTGCCACAGCAGCGTTGCCCCCAGGTTGTAGGGTGGCCAGGCAGCTCCATCTCCCTGCCCCCGGGGTGTCCCCGAAGACCCATCCTCAGCTTTTTTAGGGCTGCCCAAATCCTTCGAGGTTTGGGGAGCACCTGAGAGCCATCTCCCCTCTGCTTCAGTAGACAGCGTCGCCGtggaggagcaggagcgggAGCGGAGGCGCCAGGTGGTGGAGAAATTCCAGAAAGCCCCCTTCGAGGAGATCGCCGCTCACTGCGGCGCCCGGGTGAGTCCCCAAACCTAAATCCCCACAATCTGGGGAGTTTGTGGCTCTGGGAGAGGTGGAAGGTGGCGATGAGGCTCTGAATTTTGCCAAGccaccctcctccttccccgGGGAAGGCCGGTGGGGTGTGTATCCTGCCGGGGGGGTGCAGCTGCACTAACGCCACCGCCGCGTGTGTTGCAGGCGACGCTGCTGCAGAGCAAACTCAACCAGATCTTCGAGATCACCATACGGTGAGTTGGGGAGAATCCCCCTCGTGGtgattttggggtgctgggaaTGGGTGCTGGCCCGGGGCTGGGGTGTCTGTGATGGCACAGGGTcgctgagtttgtttttttttgcttttggtttgtttgctgcAATTCCCCACGGCTTTGGGACACGGGAGAGGTTTGAAGCGGTGTAAAAATTCATGATTTTTTGCAACAGGCTTCGCTTCTTTATAAAACAACCCCGTAAAacgcctccctccctctctcctctttCAGGCCACCGCCGAGCCCGTCGGGAACCATCACAGCTGCCTACGGCCAGCCCCAGAACCACTCCATCCCGGTGTACGAGATGAAATTCCCGGACCTGTGCGTGTACTGAGGGCGGCTGCGCTGCTAGGACGGTCGAAGGACCTCTTGGGGAGACAGCGCCGGCCCCGCGGGGACCGCGTCCTCGTGCATGTGACAGAAAGGGACACGGACACCGAGGCTACCCCGAGCTTCCTTGGCACCACGGACCTGACTCCCGGCCTCCCTTTCGTGACCCTCTGCAGCCACGTTTTTTGGCAGGAGGTGCGGGGAGGTGTCGTGGTTCTGCCCTCCCTCTGCGGTTCTGCTtttggggaggagagaggagagaggggctGGCTCCTGGCGGACAGCATCGGGCGCCTAAATCCTCCCAGCACAAAGCCAAACCCGATCCTTGGGGAATCCCTCCCCAAATCATCCATCAGCCACGGCCAGAGCCCCCGGCGAGGGTGCAGGAGGAAGCTGCAGGGTGTGGGAGTGGAAAAAAGCAGGAGGGGACGCAGGGCGCAGCGTGCCCCGTGCTCCAGGCAGGTCTCTGGGGTCGCGCAGTCCCcacagccagctcctggcctgcgtcttcctggcagctgccctggtgCGGGGCAATTCCCCGAATTTTCCTCGAAGCTGCCCTTGATGTCCTGGCCAAGAGGGTGCCCGGTGCGACACGAGGGTGGCAGTTGTCCCATCACGGATGTGGATGCTGCACGCAGCAGCCTGGCTGGTCCCAGGTCAcctgaaaacatgttttatttgggaaaacgctttttttttttttctttttttttattttttttttcgagGAGGGGAGCTGTGCTTCTTGTCCATGCCATCAGCAGGCAGCGTGCGGGCAGTGGGGCGCCCGGAGCCGTGGCACGAGGCGTGAGGAGCAGCCACGCTGGGACTTGGCAACCATTAACCagctattttcacttttttggtTCAGGATTTCACAGTTTTGGCGTTACGGCctgaagagatttattttttttaacagaatccCTTTGATTATTCCTGGCTTAACTCAGAAACCACGAGTGCTGCGGGAAGGTGGCTGCAACGAGAGGGGTTTTACGGGGTCCCACCTTCAGACCCTGCACCTGGCGGGCTGTGGATCTGGATTTGGACTGGGGAGAAACGTGGCTGTTGAGTTTTTTTCTGTAGACAAGGGATAGAAAAGACCCTCGGGGGAGAATTTGGGATCCTTTTGGCTCCTGCTGAGCCAGAATTGCAAGCTGGAGATGGTagggatggggaagaaaaggacGCCTGGGAGGCATTCGGTAATTTACAGGGTAAATCTTGCTCCCAAACGCCTTCCAATTTTAGGAGGGTCTGAAATTGGGGACGTGGGAGCTGCACGTGGCACAGGGCCAGCAGGAAAACTCAGCCACCTGGTGGCCTCAGCACCTCTGCCTGCATCCTGCTCCTCGTTTCGGCCGCGCCACGTTTCCCTGCCACGTCTCCCCGCGGTTATTTTAAGCTGTAATTACACATcgacatctttttcttttattttttttggtcttttttttttttcttttcttggtgGCGGATACAGTTTGTGACTGCCCCGAGGTCAGCGCTTGTTTGTGTGGTCGTCCTGTAAATCCGGGTTTAGGAAATGACCTAGCTTAaagaggacaggaaaaaaaaacaaaaaacaagggtGGATTTCGGTCCCGGAGCTGCCTCGTGGCACTTCCCCGCTcctagcagggctctgccaCCCTGCCCAGCGCCCGAGGCTCTGTCCCTTGCTGCTGCCCCtctttggggtccccccccgtGTTTCTGTCCCCCGTTCCCGTCCCTTTTTGCTCCCCGGATTCCGCCCGGTCCCCCTTGGAGCCTGGATTTTGGCTGGGTGAGATTTTGGGGCTGCCAACGGGAACGCAAAGAAGCCGCTTGGCCGAGGAGGGGTTGTTCCCGTTGCTGCCCCGATGGAAATgcagtaggaaaaaaagcacCGAACCCCCAGATTGtgtgcttggggggggggaaaaccCCTCCCAAAACAcaaagaagaggggaaagagagctgtggggctgctaCGGGGCACATCCTGGGGGACCCGCTGCCATTTGGGGCTCCCAGCCTGCATGTTACCCCATGGACAAACCCCTGGTGAGAGGGGGGGGATTTCCACGAGCCCCCCCTGCTCCCTTGCTGcaccctctcctccttccctccccaaaatcGATGCCTTTCGGGCCCCCCAGCTCCACTTGTAAATGTCCCCCCCGTGTCAGTGACCCGTTTGTACGTCACCTTTAGTTTAGATTCTGGTGCGTGGATAgatgacaaaaatatatttctatcaACCTGGCCCTTAGGTGCATGTGTGCGTTCCTACATCTGTATTTTGGGGGCACTGTGGGGTTTTTttacccccccccaccccgtgtgtgtgtgtgtagccgagggcaggaggggagcgggCTGCCGAGAGGGCCACGAGGCTGTCGGGATTTCCAAACGTGCCCTCGAATAAATGTTGATGTTGCCATCTTTTTGGGGGGTCTGCTGGTTTTTGGGGTCTGCTGTTTTAGGATCTGCtggtttttggggtctcctggTTTTGGGGTCTGCTGATTTTGGGGTCTGCTGTCTCGGCACGTCCACGGCACCTGCGTGCCCTCTCCTTAGGGGCTggaggaaggggtgaggatTTCTTATTCCTCTTCCAGGTAAATTCTGCTCTTGCCTCGCATCCCTGCAGTTAAATTCCCTGCAACTTCGCCTCTCTCATCCTGTGGCATCCCCTCATTTAATATTTCCTCCGTTTTCCCCCGACCCTGcaatctgggggaaaaaagtttaGCAAAACGTGGGGCCTGGGCTCATTTCTGCCCCTGGTTTGGCTCCCTTGCGAGCTGCAAAGATCAGGAAATtattcaggttggaaaaaaaacctccaagatcagCACGGAGCGGGCTGTGCCCcataaaaaaaaacctttatcCCCATCCCCTCTGCTTTCATTGCACCTCCACGCATCAGAAAATGGTTTGGACGTGGCTTTATAAATGATGCAGCTTTCCTTCGGACCTAGGAATCTTCGTTTTTGTCATTTAGAGggcaattaattaattaaacaacaacaaaaaaattaaacaaaaaaaaaaaaataaaaataaacaaaacaccaaaccaaccaaccaaccagccCCAGAGACATCACGGACACCCGGCTagcttgccaaaaaaaaaataataatcatcattcTTTATTTTAGAATCCTTTTAATCCATCATTTACAGTATTGTACAGCTCGGTGAAGGGATGGAAAGGA is drawn from Anas platyrhynchos isolate ZD024472 breed Pekin duck chromosome 3, IASCAAS_PekinDuck_T2T, whole genome shotgun sequence and contains these coding sequences:
- the EFR3B gene encoding protein EFR3 homolog B isoform X1, whose product is MPPRQGVCGCCGALRPRYKRLVDNIFPEDPEDGLVKTNMEKLTFYALSAPEKLDRIGAYLSERLIRDVSRHRYGYVCIAMEALDQLLMACHCQSINLFVESFLKMVAKLLESEKPNLQILGTNSFVKFANIEEDTPSYHRSYDFFVSRFSEMCHSSHDDLEIRTKIRMSGIKGLQGVVRKTVNDELQANIWDPQHMDKIVPSLLFNLQHVEEAESRSPSPLQATEKEKESPTELAERCLRELLGRAAYGNIKNAIKPVLIHLDNHSLWEPKIFATRCFRIIMYSIQPQHSHLVIQQLLGHLDANSKSAATVRAGIVEVLSEAAVIAASGSVGPTVLEVFNTLLRQLRLSIDYALTGSYDCTAGVSTKIIKEHEERMFQEAVIKTIGSFASTLPTYQQSEVMVFIMNKVPLPSSQQSIEAGKAGENRNRLTQIMLLKSLLQVSVGFQCSNMLTALPSAFLDRLLSSALMEDAEIRLFVLEILISFIDRHGNRQKFATISTISDISVLKLKVEKCSRQDTVFMKKHGQQLYRHIYLICKEESNVQAHYEALYSMLMLISIELANEEVVVDLIRLVLAVQEIAQINEDNLTAYNRCALFALGAAYLNLISQLITVPTFCQHIHEVIQMRQKEAPYLLPEDVFVERPRLSKSLDRLGPEVFFWQSKISEVLGGSGYNSDRLSTPYVPQLTDEDRLSKRKSIGETISLQVEVESRNSPEREQRAPAEEITYETLKKAIDSVAVEEQERERRRQVVEKFQKAPFEEIAAHCGARATLLQSKLNQIFEITIRPPPSPSGTITAAYGQPQNHSIPVYEMKFPDLCVY
- the EFR3B gene encoding protein EFR3 homolog B isoform X2 gives rise to the protein MALSSWVLSPALQLCAAGPACSWEMLHVAGAGVCGCCGALRPRYKRLVDNIFPEDPEDGLVKTNMEKLTFYALSAPEKLDRIGAYLSERLIRDVSRHRYGYVCIAMEALDQLLMACHCQSINLFVESFLKMVAKLLESEKPNLQILGTNSFVKFANIEEDTPSYHRSYDFFVSRFSEMCHSSHDDLEIRTKIRMSGIKGLQGVVRKTVNDELQANIWDPQHMDKIVPSLLFNLQHVEEAESRSPSPLQATEKEKESPTELAERCLRELLGRAAYGNIKNAIKPVLIHLDNHSLWEPKIFATRCFRIIMYSIQPQHSHLVIQQLLGHLDANSKSAATVRAGIVEVLSEAAVIAASGSVGPTVLEVFNTLLRQLRLSIDYALTGSYDCTAGVSTKIIKEHEERMFQEAVIKTIGSFASTLPTYQQSEVMVFIMNKVPLPSSQQSIEAGKAGENRNRLTQIMLLKSLLQVSVGFQCSNMLTALPSAFLDRLLSSALMEDAEIRLFVLEILISFIDRHGNRQKFATISTISDISVLKLKVEKCSRQDTVFMKKHGQQLYRHIYLICKEESNVQAHYEALYSMLMLISIELANEEVVVDLIRLVLAVQEIAQINEDNLTAYNRCALFALGAAYLNLISQLITVPTFCQHIHEVIQMRQKEAPYLLPEDVFVERPRLSKSLDRLGPEVFFWQSKISEVLGGSGYNSDRLSTPYVPQLTDEDRLSKRKSIGETISLQVEVESRNSPEREQRAPAEEITYETLKKAIVDSVAVEEQERERRRQVVEKFQKAPFEEIAAHCGARATLLQSKLNQIFEITIRPPPSPSGTITAAYGQPQNHSIPVYEMKFPDLCVY
- the EFR3B gene encoding protein EFR3 homolog B isoform X5, which translates into the protein MYGVCGCCGALRPRYKRLVDNIFPEDPEDGLVKTNMEKLTFYALSAPEKLDRIGAYLSERLIRDVSRHRYGYVCIAMEALDQLLMACHCQSINLFVESFLKMVAKLLESEKPNLQILGTNSFVKFANIEEDTPSYHRSYDFFVSRFSEMCHSSHDDLEIRTKIRMSGIKGLQGVVRKTVNDELQANIWDPQHMDKIVPSLLFNLQHVEEAESRSPSPLQATEKEKESPTELAERCLRELLGRAAYGNIKNAIKPVLIHLDNHSLWEPKIFATRCFRIIMYSIQPQHSHLVIQQLLGHLDANSKSAATVRAGIVEVLSEAAVIAASGSVGPTVLEVFNTLLRQLRLSIDYALTGSYDCTAGVSTKIIKEHEERMFQEAVIKTIGSFASTLPTYQQSEVMVFIMNKVPLPSSQQSIEAGKAGENRNRLTQIMLLKSLLQVSVGFQCSNMLTALPSAFLDRLLSSALMEDAEIRLFVLEILISFIDRHGNRQKFATISTISDISVLKLKVEKCSRQDTVFMKKHGQQLYRHIYLICKEESNVQAHYEALYSMLMLISIELANEEVVVDLIRLVLAVQEIAQINEDNLTAYNRCALFALGAAYLNLISQLITVPTFCQHIHEVIQMRQKEAPYLLPEDVFVERPRLSKSLDRLGPEVFFWQSKISEVLGGSGYNSDRLSTPYVPQLTDEDRLSKRKSIGETISLQVEVESRNSPEREQRAPAEEITYETLKKAIVDSVAVEEQERERRRQVVEKFQKAPFEEIAAHCGARATLLQSKLNQIFEITIRPPPSPSGTITAAYGQPQNHSIPVYEMKFPDLCVY